The sequence below is a genomic window from Ischnura elegans chromosome 2, ioIscEleg1.1, whole genome shotgun sequence.
aatagtccccattaaatattatgcatttgtgtcatcagtggcgtaacaaggaaaaTGCTTTTGGGGGGGATGGAGAGGCGTGGGAGGCGACCCACCCCATCATGCAAAAAAACCATGGGGGtctgggaaattttttgaaagatgACATGCATGGAAGtacatttacatcattttggctcctaaaatttaacttgaagcagatgcaactattataagtaaaaaatagataatatttttaatattttttatttctctgaggctttggggggacttatcccctcacccccccccccccccaatagttacgccactgtgtgtTAGCGCTTCTcacaatcctcgaaacacttctcgaACTCGAATTTTGGCGTAGCCATTAGCtgtgtcagcgatttctttttaatgtcatctatgaTTGTAAAAACGACGTTTCCTTTAAACATCCCTTTATTTTTTGGATCtgggaaaaagtcacacggagccatgtctggcaaatcgctaccttggtttgacaaggttctaactgaccatcggctggttttgagaaaaaccttgtcaaagttttaaactgctctatttctattattaataggaatttatttttgatttttggcacatacactagtgatccactagatacactagtaattattactttaagaaaatatgttatttattttattttatacatgtttatgtgagtaataaaataagtgaaatgcagttagaaccttgtcacaccaaatattagttttttctccttgcagttggaactttgtcactgttctaaatctgttattattttacatagaggaataaaaaccgttgcaacacatagagaaacattaacttagttatcttgagtgaaaacaccaaattttgcaaaaatgtcagttagaaccttgtcaaaccaaggtagcgaaataTGGAGGGTGGGCATCGTCAAAGAATTTTTTATGGTCAAAATATCACGagcaagcaatgaagtgtgagctGAAATTCGCCGAGCTTATGAAATCACGTATAACCTAAGCGGCTttcacagacaaagtaaacaattatGGAGCTAGAACTTTTgtagcatttcaaaattttattatatacatatttatataaaatacaaattgacAATATGACTCAACCAACTTGCGAGAAATTTTAACATTTAgtttccgttattttctgaacaaacCTCTTAATCTACTCATTGCATTCTGACAATAATCGTTACATGCTCGAAGCTCAAAGAGTCCGCACTGTGTGAACTAGTGTGTACCCATCGCACAAAACTTTGCCATGTTACAATGATGAGCGCTGTTATCGAAGTTCAAGCGATAAGAATAAATAAGAAACTGATACTGTCATGTAATCTCATGGGTCGGTCAGTCTTGCGAATgtagagtaataatatttcaactcCGTCCTCCCGCATAGAAAGATAATacaagattttaaattttatttggatgAAAATCATCTGATAGTGGTGCTATGTGTGTCACTTCAATTTTTTCGGAAAACAAAcgttaactttatttttaaataaacgtaACTGTAGTCAATgctttttaaaattgttattggaacttgtaacttgaaatatttaatcTTGGTATCCGCCCCTCCAAACCAGATGACAGGATTTGCCAACATATGGCAATGCACCACAAGTTGTGCTGAAAGTGTGTTGTGTCTGATGTATCTATTTATTTCGTCAGGTGCTTCGTGGGGTCTCGTGCCGAGTGAGGACTCCGTGGTGTTCGTGGACAATCACGACAATCAGCGGGGTCACGGTGGAGGAGGGTCCAACATCCTCACGCACAAGGATCCCAGGCTGTACAAGGTATGCACGACCGCATGTAAATAGGTGGGTGTAAGGAAATACGTCGCTGATGACGCCTTCTTCACCAGAATATTAGCAATTGTTAAGTATTCTCTGTTTCCCCGGTGTAAATTGTCTTTTAAGGCTACTCGGGTTATCCATCgagtcaataaaataaaataaaattgacaatatGACTGTACCAACTATGAGAAAAACCCAACAACTCGCGAGAAATTGTAAAATTTGgtttccgttattttctgaaaaaaacctCTTCATCTACTCATTGCATTCTGAAAGTAATCATTGCATGCTCAAAGAGTCCGCGCTGTGTGAACGACTGTATTACCCATCGCACAGAACTTTGCCACGTAATTGAATAGACCTTTGACTTTTTGACAATGACGGTTTTCAGGGCTGATGTtgggatcagtggcggatacatatgggggtcgTGCGCCCCCCCTTATGGGACTGACCGCAtttccgaacattgcagaaccaaaattgtaactttttatatcgtAAAATACCATCGtcttgtcatcatcatcattagtcaacaatcctaagattggtttgacgcagctcttcatttctctctcctatccgctaatcttttcatagctacatatttcctctcttttacccCATTATCTCTATATGGCATACTTGAAACAGAAGACATCCTCATTCTTTACCTTgataactgagtgagtgagtttaaTTTTAGCAGGCAGGTCAATGAAAGATGACCCTCTTAGTGGGGTGTATCTATTAAtccgtaatagggtagtttccttcatcaaagaaaccgaaaggcattgattgcgatttgttacccaccattactgtattcataatatacaaattatttcgttttagaaataccggtttagatgaatggccatggtccatttttatcctcatttgaaaagggccagattggcgcccatgcgatgccactccacgtgacgtcacagggacctagtttctatacgagtagataggagttatacatcgtctgagattaccaatgcatgcatgaggcgcagagctcagggaaacatgtcttaataatcacctattaaaactggctaaggtcggaaagttttcttcgtttgataaggtattaataaaccttttttaagccaagcgctaccagccagcaaggtactcagctaccctctagcatcctgcgtcctatcagcgctcagagcctcgatcaaggtcacctcacaagacgggagggggaaccagaaatacgtcacacggagagatttccttacccgtcgcgttttcacgcgctagaaaattttcacttttcatttaatcgcgaaaaatagatatcgtcatttaaaaatctaaaagcgtgaaatacgtactccaggagtaataatcttccgatataggcaataaaaaaataataggaaaccaccctattcgagaCCGATTATTTCACTAAGTGACCAGCCTGATCCTTCAGCTGAGctttctgatttttctttcagaaatttCGCAAAAGCGtttctaaaatttcattcacatcatCTGCTTCAAAAactcttatattttttgttttaaaccaCCTATCCTGTGTCTCCACTCTTTCTTCATGCTTATCATTATGAAATTTAGCTTTCACcagtatgtttatttttaatgccgTATCTTTGAGATAACTTTTAACTTTCTCTAAAAGAAAATCCTTtttgctgtttaaaaaaattaccaggtCTGTATGCTCTCCACCTGCACTCACCCAAAAGGTTTTAAGTCGTCCTTTTACCGCTAATTCAATCTCTACAATTGAAGAAGAAGCGCCAGCGCCTCCTCCAACTTGTCTAATTGCCTGACGACGATGAACCTCCGATATCTCATGACCGGCTTGGGTGGTAATAGACGTAGCAAACCGGGTATAACACCATCTCTTCCATTTTTGTCTGGTTGGTATTTgcattggaaatgaaattcttgATATGAGAATTAGGCTTTATACATAAGAAACCTAACTCATTTTAGggttatttaaatgaaacaagattaTTTTCTAtgatcatttaaaaaagaaacagatgtattttgtgaataattttttacattgatatAATACTGTTATATTTTCTTGCAATTTTAAGGGCTATCCATCAGGCATTCGCATTGAACGCTTCAATTTCATCTAAACTAAGTACAAAGTGCTTAGGAAGAAATACTTCCTCTTTGTGTTATCATACATAATTTCAGCAATTATGTTGCTCCCATATTTTGTAATTGTGGGTGACAATTTCTCCACCTCGTATGCTTGCCCCTCCTTCAGCTCCTCCTTCTTGAGGTAGTTAGCCTCCTCCTGTTGTGTCAGGAGCCTGATCTTCAGGGCGTCCATCTGAAGTAGATAGAATAAAAGAgcattttagcaaattttcttgcTAAATCCTTAAAGGACTTGTATTTAAATATACTTTAAAACTAATTATATGTATTATACTCACGTTATCGTTGAGGATCATAATAAGAAATACTTGTGGTGAGAACTGCTGGAATTTCTTCCTCGTTGAGGATAGTAAGAAGCACTTGTGGTGAGAACTGCTGGAATTTCTTCCTTCTCTTTGCGTTGTTTCTGCGGATGCTGTTGCTGCTGCTACTGCTGCTGGTACTGCCGTATGGCGTTCTTGCTGTGAGTATGGCTATGAGAGCCCTGCTATGCCTTTGTATACAGAATTTCCCCCGTCCCACAACACATTCATCCATCCTTCTTGCTCGAAGATCGAGGTGGATGGTGTGAGTCTTTTAATTTCGAGTTTATTTACGTCAATCACACAGCCGGGCGTTAATATTTTATGAGAGTCGCTCGCTAACCTTAATTGAAGGTCTCAGACTTTGCCTTCGTGCGTCAATACTCCATCCGGTCGTACGAGGGTCGCTCGTTAATCTTTATTGTCAGTCTGACCCCGCTTGCTTACGTCAACGTCCTGTTGGTCGCATGATGCTcgtttgataaatttaaatgaCTAGCATCAGAACTTGAAGTGATGGGGGAACCGACCTCAAAGTTCACGCCTCCTCAGACCATTGGTTCTGCGAGGTCATTGGGTTGAGGGTTCCTCCAATAGCTTTATCCTTCATAATCGAATAATATCACGTGAGACTGGCTTATATATAGGCTGTGTAGGAAAGCACGTTATTCATTCGCCATGGAGTCTTTCCATTGTATCCGGAACACCATCTACCACGCATTAGATACGCGGTCAACACCAAGGGCCACAGTGTCCATGTGCAGATGGTGTCGTGTTCAACTCCAATATCTCGAACTTGCTGGCGTGGTAACAAGGCACACGATGTATTCATCGCGCGCTCATATTCCACGACTAGTCTGCGAACTCTGCGATGGACCCTTAATAACTGTGGATCAGCCGGCGCATGAGTGCTCTACGGGCAGGCCGATTGCTGAGGTGTGGAATGGGCCCCGAAGCGAGTTCAACTTCAATTTAGCCCCATCCCACTGGGGGTATGCGCAGGATGATTCAAGGAATCACCTGTCCATCGATGACCTCGTTTCGGTGTAGCTTAGCGAAGTGGAGGCGCTTGATTTGACGCAGAGATCACCATCTTATTCACCGCCACCACCGCTTATTCCCGTTTCGCAGATGAGGCAGCCTTACGACGAGCAGCCAACAATTCGACCGTCTACGGCACCAACAATACCACGGCTTTCGGCACCACCGCAGCCCGTATCTCATCCAACCAGACCATCCACACCTCATTCATCTCAACGCGCATCACTACCTCAGCCGGTATTTCCATCACCTACATCACCACCACAGCCTGCAACTCAGCCGTCGGCATCACCATCCCTGCTTGCAGCACAACCCCCCACATCACCAACACCAGAAACTCAACCTCTTGCAACAACACCGCAGCTTGCAGCTGAGTCGCCCTCATCGCCACCGCCTGAAACTGAAGGCCTTTGTTCAACGTCACCTCCATCATCACCAGAGCCTGCAACTCCACCACCAAGATCTCCTTCCATAATTCTCATCCAGTCACCGAGATCATCGCAGGAAGAGGTACAGTGGATCCCATCTTCATCCACATATTCGCCTGCGTCCTCGGTGCCACAAGTGTTTCATATGCCTGGTATTCGAAGTGATGGAGCCCCCTCGATTAGTACATCAGTCATAAAATCGGCTATGAAAAGACTCACGATTGATGATGTTGAGGCTCCGGGAAAAAAAGGTGTGTAGGGATCCTTGGGTGAAGAaagtgaaagcaaaaaaaaattataatatctttttgtggggtttcaaatgtttttttgggGGAGTAGTTTTTCTTAgttaacattttgtttttttttcaatttttaatatcatgTTAAACTTGTTTTTAATgtctataatttttatattttttcttgaattcgataaaatgtgattttttcctaaaactgctagtttttgtttcaattttaaaaaggGTTCTTTTTTGTGGGacttgtgattatttttttcattttgtttgattttccttcgatttagtttagtttcgatgtTCACAATCTtactgcttttcattttttttcattttttcttgaaaatttatagtgaattcaatcgttttttcaacttttatttcttcatattcctACTCATACTCCTCTCTTTCCACTGTTTATTTCAGAAATTGAACACATTTGTGAATGAGACGTCCACATTGTGCAGGCCAGCTATGGTGAAGTTTACCCCACTCAGTTTGCAGTTGCTTTCGGTCAACTCTCTTGTACGACGCATTCATGAAGTTCACCAAGAAGAAGATTCATTACCGAGGATACAGAACCTTTTCTGAACCCTCCCCATCCCCTTCCGATTTGTTGATGACAAGTTTTCCCAAATACTCATAAATCTGCATACTCAAGAAGATCCTCCACAAATATGTGTACAATACTGTTGTCTTCCAATGAGTTTCTCATGTTATCACCGCTTGTGGGAAAACTATTTCATTTATACTTTTCCCATGAATAATTATTCCCAGACCGGTCAAGACGTATATCCCCATTACGAATACCTCCACTGTTATACATTCTCTAGGACTCAACGAATCTTGCATGAATATACAACTCCAAAATGTACCACCATGGCCGATGCCGCAAGAAGTTttgtgggaaaataaaattattaaggaTGTAAGAGATGTCACAACACAAACTGAAGAATTGTATTgatgttatgaaaataaataattattgttatccatACTTTGAATTGATCAATTGACCGATCCACCCTCAGACCCTCCTCGCTCCACCACGAGACGTCATCTTCGATTTTCGATATTCATTTGTTTTACCAGATGGTAGCACCATCGGCAAAAAATTCAAGATGGCGACTGTCCCAGTACCTTCATTTTTCATATTACGAGGTTACATATTTGAGATTACATATTTTCATATGGTACGAGGGTCAACTTCAAAGTGaggtctcaatttttttatcattgaatatgaCATTTGTTTACATTGTTATATACATCGATGGAAAGATCATGgcttcagctatttttcgatgTAGTCACCGTGGCGCTCGATTACTTTCCTCATCCGCACTTTTGAATCCCGTCGTCATACCAGCTTCCGCCCGCGTTGCTATGACGGGCGTTGATCTCCTCTTACACCTCGTCGTCCGTAGCAAACTTCATTCCTCCAAGGTGTTCCTTGAGGGCGAGAAACATGTGGAAATCACTGGGCAATAGAGTCCAAAAGAAACCAACCCCTTCCTCTTCAAAATGTCGCACAATTTCTTCCGCACATTCCACGCGCTGCCTCTAGTGGTCTTCGGTGATCTGTTTGGGGACCCTCCTGGCAGTGGAAGTTTGCGCTGCTGAAAAGGAACTCGTGGCACCACTCACGAGCGTTTTCAACATCCATATATTTTTCACCGTAAACTTCAACAAAATTGGCGATAAATGCCGATAGGTACCACCTTTTTTCCGGTCAAAAATCGTATGACAGACCGGATTTCAAACCTGGATGCAGACGTGAGGGG
It includes:
- the LOC124154443 gene encoding proline-rich receptor-like protein kinase PERK2, translated to MRQPYDEQPTIRPSTAPTIPRLSAPPQPVSHPTRPSTPHSSQRASLPQPVFPSPTSPPQPATQPSASPSLLAAQPPTSPTPETQPLATTPQLAAESPSSPPPETEGLCSTSPPSSPEPATPPPRSPSIILIQSPRSSQEEVQWIPSSSTYSPASSVPQVFHMPGIRSDGAPSISTSVIKSAMKRLTIDDVEAPGKKEIEHICE